CCCAGTTTTCATACATATATAGTTGCTGAGTGTGTACTTCTTTTACAACTTCAAACCATCCCTGTATCTTGGCGATTACTGAAAGAAAAACAACATTACAGTATATAAAGTCCAATACATCTACATAGCCAATTTGGATTATACATAGCCAATTTTGAACCTATAATATTTCAACTGCATATTTATAGGTGTTCTTCTAACTTTACTTCGTTGCTTTCGTTTCTTTCTATAAGCAATAAAATTACTGTGTGATAATTGTCGGTAATCCCTTGACTTCCTTTGGAATACAGAATGATAAGAAGTGTAAATAAAATCAAAAAAACTATTTAGTATATACCCTGACTTCATTAAAATTGACATGTCATTTGGATATCTTATGTCAGCAGTAGTGCAGGCCTAATCTACAATAAATTTTCCAATATTATTTATCCCCTGATCTTCTTCAATTTTTCTACACCTTTTATTTTTTTACAAATTACGTTTTTATCTTCTTTAATATATATTTCATTTAACTTCTTAATAAGCTGTGTCCATCAAGACACTTTATAAAATACATCAATAATGATGAAAACAAGGACTTTATCCTTGTTTTCCTTCATACAATGAAATATCATAGGTATGAATTTTCCCTTACTTTTTAAATAATTTCTCTGTTAGATATTTGTGATTTTTCTTTATTGATTAGGGCTCTGTGAGCCATTCTTACCGATTTTACTGGAGTTCCTATTCCAGAATCAGATAACATCTCTTTATAAACTTTTTTTAATCTTCTTCTAGGGGACATGTTTTCTTCGTCAAGATGACAATCTAATGTTAAATAAAAATCTTCATGTTTCTGCTTATTTTCACACTCTTCTCTATAAATGATCAACTCCAATACAAGGGTTTTAGGGCAATTCCCAATAATGTGTTCACGTATTGATACATTTTTGCAAGGAAATCTTTATACTGTAATTTCATAAACATTAATCAGCGGACTCTAAATAGTATAATCTGCAGTAAATTTTATAAAAAATTATCTACTACAAATATGAAAGAAAATCCTAGAAGAAATTAACTAGCAGTTTATATAATCATAACTCATTGGTGTGCCCCTTTTAATATTCTGAGAACACTTCTTACCTAATATGTTTTCATATTCCTTAGGAGAAATCCCATAACCAGGACGTATTGATTTCAAATTGGAATCAGAGAAAATATCTCCTTTAACCATATCTTTAACTATAAAAAGAGACCTTGAGTAATTACGATTTAACTTAGATTTTTCTGAGAGGTTGTAAGAAATATTTCCTAATGCCTTTTCAACTTTTCTAATTGAATCTACCATCTCTTTAAAATTATTCGGCTCCATTGAAAATAGTGCATCAGGTCCACCTAATGTTCTATCAAGTGTGAAGTGTTTTTCTACGACCTTTGCTCCAAGAGCTACAGCTGCTAGAACACACTCTAAATCCATAGTGTGATCAGATAGCCCTACAATTGTATTAAATGTTGTTTTCATATCTATAAGAGTCTTTAAATTCATTTCTTCAAGAGGAGCAGGATAAGAACTGATACATTTCAACAGTATAAGATTGTCATTATTGACTTCATTGCAAGCATCTACAATATCAAATATTTCATCTTTCTCTATTATTCCAGTAGATATAATAATAGGTTTATTTTTTGATGCAATATACTTAATTAAAGGAATATCAACAGCTTCAAATGAAGCGACTTTGTAAACTGGAACATTCATTTTTTCAAGAAAATCTACAGCTGTTTTGTCAAAAGGCGTAGAAAACAATGTTATTCCGATTTCATCAGCTATTTCTTTTAACTTTGGTTGCCACTCCCAAGGCATTGTCCCTTCTTTATAAATATCATACTCATACTGTCCATCCCAAATAGTACCTCCACTTATTCTAAATAAATCAGATTTACAATCAATGGTCATCGTATCAGCTGTATATGTTTGTATCTTAACAGCATTTGCTCCTGATTCTTTAGCTGCAATAATAGTTTTTTTTGCTATTTCAAAACTATTACAATGATTTGCTGAGATCTCGGCTATGATATAACATTCTGAATCATCATTTATAATAAAATTATCGATATTAATCATTTTTATTCTTATCTTTATACCAAACTCTCAAATACCCGTTTTCATCAACAGTAGTGCTTTCCGGTAGTTCCCAATAGGGATTCCATCTAAGTCTATCTTCATAATTATAATAAGTTTGCAATAATATTTTTTCATTTTTTCTCTCTAGAATACTATTCTCATATAATGTGATTTTCCCTACATCAGTCATTAAAGCCAATTCGGGCTTAGATCTACCAGAGAAGTAACCACTAGTTGTTATTTGCCGTATTAGGTTAATACTATCATCTACAGTATTTCTGAAATCATCAGCTCCCTTAATTGGAACACAATGAAAAATATAATGATTATCAATCCCCATATACCTTATATCATCACAAAGAGACATTAAATCCTGTTTATTTGTATTTATATCATTTAACAAAACAGTTTGATTGTAGATATTTACATGATTTCTAATTTTCTCAAACGCATTCCTAACTTCAGGAAATAATTCAGCAGAATGATTTATCTGCGTTGCCATTTCAATTCTGAAAGAGTAATTTCTCTTAAAAAGAGCAATAATATTATCATTAATACCTGAAGGGTTATGAATTGGAATACGACTAGCAATTCGAACGATTTTAATGTTGTGCTTCATTGTATCTAATTCATCAAGAAACTTAATTAGTTTTGTAGGAACCAGTAAAGGATCACCGCCAGTGATCAGTAATTCACGAATATCAGCTAGATCAGGAAGACCGCTAATACAACGAGCTACGCGACTCAGATCTTCATCAGATAAGGCAAATGGTGAATAAAACTGACGTAGACAATGTCTGCAATTGGCCAAACATTGTAGAATTGGTTCAACTATTAAAACTCTTTTGTAAAGACGTTCTAAACCAAGTAGTTTTTTCCCTTCATACTCGAATAAAGATGATGCTTCATAATGCTTTAGAGTAAAATCATCTGATTGCTTATTGACTGGTGAAGATGCTACATAAAATTGTCTCTTCAATACGTTCTCTACTGCAACATCATTATTAACAATTGCTTGATCCAATTTATTTTTGATAAATGAGCTAACCCGGAATCCTGCAGTACCTTTAGCTTTTTTCTTTGTATCAACACTTAAAGTAACTACATTTTGTACTTGAGTTGTGAAATTGACAGCTTCATCGATAGTATTAAATTTAAAGGCAACGACTCCTAGAGTATTTGTTCCAATTTTAAATTCTTCAACCTCATCTCCTACTTCAACTATCTGATGCTCAAATATCACATTATCAATATATTTGGAATCTATTGTATATCCGTTATACAAGCCATTTTCAGAACTATTAAGTATATATGAAACTAT
This portion of the Oceanispirochaeta sp. M1 genome encodes:
- the pseI gene encoding pseudaminic acid synthase, whose protein sequence is MINIDNFIINDDSECYIIAEISANHCNSFEIAKKTIIAAKESGANAVKIQTYTADTMTIDCKSDLFRISGGTIWDGQYEYDIYKEGTMPWEWQPKLKEIADEIGITLFSTPFDKTAVDFLEKMNVPVYKVASFEAVDIPLIKYIASKNKPIIISTGIIEKDEIFDIVDACNEVNNDNLILLKCISSYPAPLEEMNLKTLIDMKTTFNTIVGLSDHTMDLECVLAAVALGAKVVEKHFTLDRTLGGPDALFSMEPNNFKEMVDSIRKVEKALGNISYNLSEKSKLNRNYSRSLFIVKDMVKGDIFSDSNLKSIRPGYGISPKEYENILGKKCSQNIKRGTPMSYDYINC